A genomic segment from Flavobacterium inviolabile encodes:
- a CDS encoding sodium:solute symporter, whose translation MTPFTILSIIIVYFGLLILISNLVSKKDHSNDAFFKANKNSKWYLVAFGMIGTALSGVTFISVPGEVGSPNGEQFKYFQFVLGNAIGFIIVAKVLLPLYYRMNLTSIYGYIENRLGHYSYKAAASIFLLSRTIGSAFRLYLVVIVLQRFVFDFYNVPFSFTVLISLALIFAYTYKGGLKTIIITDTLQTLFLVSSVFFTIYFICDSLDYNAVQAFEAIKESNYSKIFFFDDFIGSKYHFIKQILGGIFVTIAMVGLDQDLMQKNLSCKNIGEAQKNMFTFTGIFVIINLFFLSVGALLYIYASKNGISVPLDALTGKPRTDLLFPEIAFNHLTLIPSIVFLLGLTAATFATTDSALTALTTSFCVDFLGMDKAENANKPNIVRTRHLVHISFSLLMFLVIIIFNQINDASVVSMIFRIASYTYGPLLGLYSFGLFMKNKTVHDKLVPFVCILSPALTFLLSQNSKLFFGDYVFDNELIIINGLITFILLLCISKPAAGKTA comes from the coding sequence ATGACACCATTTACCATACTTTCCATTATTATTGTTTATTTCGGTTTGTTGATTTTAATCTCCAATCTGGTAAGCAAAAAAGACCATAGTAATGATGCTTTCTTTAAAGCGAATAAAAACTCCAAATGGTATCTGGTAGCCTTTGGTATGATTGGAACGGCCCTTTCGGGAGTTACGTTTATATCGGTTCCGGGAGAAGTAGGTTCGCCAAACGGAGAGCAATTCAAATACTTTCAGTTTGTTTTAGGAAATGCCATCGGGTTTATTATCGTTGCAAAAGTACTGCTGCCGCTGTATTACCGAATGAATCTTACTTCGATTTACGGGTATATTGAAAACCGGCTGGGGCATTACAGTTACAAGGCCGCTGCCTCGATTTTCCTGTTGAGCCGGACTATCGGATCGGCATTCCGGCTGTACCTGGTCGTGATAGTATTACAGCGTTTTGTATTCGATTTCTATAATGTGCCGTTTTCGTTTACCGTTTTGATCTCGTTAGCTTTAATTTTTGCGTACACCTATAAAGGCGGACTAAAAACGATTATCATTACCGATACTTTACAAACCTTATTCCTGGTATCCTCGGTATTTTTTACCATCTATTTTATTTGTGACAGTCTGGATTACAACGCTGTTCAGGCTTTTGAAGCCATCAAGGAGAGCAACTATTCCAAAATCTTTTTCTTTGACGACTTTATCGGCAGTAAATACCATTTTATCAAACAGATTTTAGGCGGGATCTTCGTGACCATTGCCATGGTTGGTCTGGATCAGGATTTAATGCAGAAGAACCTGAGCTGTAAAAATATTGGCGAAGCACAAAAAAACATGTTTACCTTCACCGGGATCTTCGTGATCATCAATTTGTTTTTCCTTAGTGTGGGTGCCCTTTTATACATTTATGCTTCTAAAAACGGTATTTCCGTTCCTCTGGATGCATTAACCGGGAAACCGAGAACGGATTTACTATTTCCGGAAATCGCGTTCAATCACTTAACGCTTATCCCGTCGATTGTTTTCCTATTAGGACTTACTGCCGCTACATTTGCCACAACCGATTCGGCATTGACCGCCTTAACAACTTCTTTCTGTGTGGATTTCCTGGGAATGGACAAGGCCGAAAATGCCAATAAGCCGAATATTGTCAGAACCCGTCATTTGGTGCATATCTCTTTTTCCCTGCTGATGTTCCTTGTGATTATCATTTTCAATCAGATCAATGATGCTTCGGTAGTGAGTATGATTTTCAGGATAGCTTCCTATACTTATGGTCCGTTATTAGGACTATACAGCTTCGGGCTGTTTATGAAAAACAAGACCGTACACGACAAATTAGTTCCTTTTGTCTGTATCCTTTCACCGGCCTTAACCTTTTTATTAAGCCAGAATTCCAAATTGTTTTTCGGAGATTATGTTTTCGACAACGAATTGATCATTATAAACGGACTGATCAC
- the recR gene encoding recombination mediator RecR, with protein MEFSSKLLEKAVNEMSQLPGIGKRTALRLVLHLLKQPKEQTALLTTALLQMREQINFCAQCHNISDEEVCHICANPLRDQSVICVVEDIRDVMALENTGLFKGLYHVLGGKISPIDGVGPSQLNITTLVEKVKSGNIKEIIFALSSTMEGDTTNFYIYKQLKDYNIVISAIARGIAIGDELEYADEVTLGRSILHRIPFENAIKNA; from the coding sequence ATGGAATTCTCTTCGAAATTATTGGAAAAAGCGGTTAATGAAATGTCGCAATTACCGGGAATCGGTAAACGCACAGCCTTGCGTTTGGTACTGCATTTGCTGAAACAGCCAAAGGAACAGACGGCATTACTCACAACGGCTTTATTGCAAATGCGGGAGCAGATTAATTTTTGTGCGCAATGTCATAATATATCCGATGAAGAAGTCTGTCATATTTGTGCTAATCCGTTGCGGGATCAGTCCGTTATTTGTGTTGTTGAAGACATAAGAGACGTAATGGCTCTGGAGAATACCGGTCTTTTTAAAGGATTGTACCATGTACTGGGCGGGAAAATTTCACCTATAGACGGTGTTGGACCCAGCCAGTTGAATATTACAACCCTGGTTGAAAAAGTAAAATCCGGAAACATAAAGGAAATCATTTTTGCATTAAGCTCAACGATGGAAGGCGATACAACCAATTTCTACATCTACAAGCAGCTTAAGGATTATAATATTGTTATTTCGGCAATTGCGCGGGGAATAGCAATTGGTGATGAATTGGAATATGCCGATGAGGTGACACTCGGAAGAAGTATTTTGCATCGTATTCCTTTTGAAAATGCTATTAAAAATGCATAG
- a CDS encoding polysaccharide biosynthesis/export family protein — MGKTFWVLLVIGILSVSCVSNKDLLYLQNYSKDTLSVAVNPVISKPYRVQTNDVLSVKIKALDQKLVDMFSPSALGSTTQTTETDQSLYFNGFTVNDHGNIRMPVLGEVNVLGYTLDEIRQKIEKQLLEEYFKKEANIFVDVKLAGLRYTVNGEITVPGTKTLYQDKVTIMQAIANSGDITMTGNRKEVVVIRQYPHGTEMHTINLTDAKAMQSPFYYIQPNDYIYIKPLKQKSWGTGTTGVQSVATIITALSLVTTTLLLFKNL; from the coding sequence ATGGGAAAAACATTTTGGGTGTTATTAGTAATCGGAATTCTTTCGGTTTCGTGTGTTTCTAATAAAGACTTATTGTATTTGCAGAATTACAGCAAGGATACACTTTCAGTAGCTGTTAATCCGGTTATATCCAAACCTTACCGCGTTCAGACAAATGATGTGCTGAGTGTAAAAATAAAAGCCCTGGATCAGAAATTAGTAGACATGTTCAGTCCTTCGGCTTTGGGATCTACCACGCAAACGACAGAAACGGACCAAAGTCTCTATTTTAATGGTTTTACGGTAAATGATCACGGGAATATCCGGATGCCGGTTCTGGGTGAGGTAAATGTTTTGGGATATACCCTGGACGAAATTCGCCAGAAAATTGAAAAACAGCTTTTAGAAGAATACTTTAAAAAAGAAGCTAATATTTTTGTTGATGTCAAACTGGCCGGTTTGCGCTATACCGTTAATGGAGAGATTACTGTGCCGGGAACCAAAACACTTTATCAGGATAAAGTGACCATCATGCAGGCCATTGCAAACTCCGGAGATATTACCATGACCGGTAACCGAAAAGAAGTTGTTGTGATACGCCAGTATCCGCACGGAACGGAAATGCATACGATCAATCTGACGGATGCCAAAGCGATGCAGTCGCCCTTTTATTATATTCAGCCAAATGACTATATCTATATAAAGCCGCTCAAACAAAAATCATGGGGTACCGGAACAACGGGTGTCCAATCTGTGGCAACCATCATCACGGCGCTGTCATTGGTGACAACAACTTTATTGTTATTTAAAAATTTATAA
- a CDS encoding exopolysaccharide transport family protein, with translation MLDPKDFTLFENQNNFDFKGFLLKIASYWKWFIVSLIIAFTIAYQVNIRKEKIYGMEASIVVKDENNPFFTSNTSLVFNWGGTSDKVQTVINTLKSRTHNEYVVDKLQYYIDYLKQGEYTFQDVYGEVPFYIAIDKNKGQLAGIPVQIKFLNEKEYELIIPFGETSVTTFNYAANTTQNVAVVPGNFVKRYKVGETVQLPFLNFKLFITDNPGMYTGNDYYIRFNSFDATVGGYKGLNVEVDTKAASIIRLSLQGTNKKRLVDYLNATVEVLRKKQLDSKNQFAKNTIAFIDSTLIAMEGQLKNSEKELKDFRKDKNVFQLQGGGEKLTEKLTDFDIEKDAIARKMNYYNSLSNYLVSSTDYSKLPAPTVAGIEDPNIVMNVAKLIQFSRERSEMAYSVKSQKIFEEFDNQMDATKRVLLENINSAKNAIKIDLGVINRRIGEAESTIKQLPEEQQELLKITRKYDLNDNIYSTFLQKRSEADIVKASNVSDIEFIDAAKDVGGGLLGPKTSVNYILALLLGILIPLLIAFAITLLDTSIHNTEDIEKLTSIPIIGVVGKKNTETNMAVFERPKSPLSESFRSIRSSLQFLYKKQKVDGTKTLMVTSSVGGEGKTFCSINMATVFALSEKKTVIVGLDLRKPRIFGDFNIENNIGVVNYLIGQKTIGEIVQHTHVPYLDVITSGPIPPNPAELIISQAMKEMIEELKTIYDYIILDTSPVGLVSDALELAQYCDATIYVVRQNITKKGMLAIVNEKHRRGELNNISIVLNGYESKAKYGYGYGYGYGYGTYANGYVETEKEKTLWEKIKTQIFKKK, from the coding sequence ATGCTGGATCCCAAGGACTTCACGTTGTTTGAAAATCAGAATAATTTTGACTTTAAAGGTTTTCTTTTAAAAATAGCCAGCTATTGGAAATGGTTTATCGTGAGTTTAATCATTGCTTTCACGATAGCCTATCAGGTTAATATCCGTAAGGAAAAAATCTATGGCATGGAAGCTTCCATAGTGGTAAAAGATGAAAACAATCCTTTCTTTACGTCCAATACCAGTTTGGTTTTTAATTGGGGCGGAACTTCAGATAAGGTACAAACGGTTATCAATACGTTAAAATCAAGAACCCATAACGAGTATGTAGTTGATAAACTCCAGTATTACATTGATTACCTTAAACAAGGGGAATACACTTTTCAGGATGTTTATGGAGAAGTCCCTTTTTATATTGCGATTGATAAAAATAAAGGACAACTGGCAGGAATTCCGGTTCAGATTAAGTTTCTGAATGAAAAGGAATATGAGTTAATAATCCCTTTTGGGGAAACTTCGGTAACGACATTTAATTATGCGGCAAATACTACTCAAAATGTAGCCGTAGTTCCCGGTAATTTTGTGAAACGATACAAAGTTGGAGAAACGGTTCAGCTGCCATTTTTAAATTTTAAATTATTCATCACCGATAATCCCGGGATGTATACCGGTAACGATTATTATATCCGTTTTAATAGTTTTGATGCAACTGTAGGAGGCTATAAAGGACTAAATGTGGAAGTCGATACAAAAGCGGCGTCTATAATCCGGCTTTCTTTACAGGGAACAAACAAAAAAAGATTAGTAGATTATTTAAATGCTACCGTAGAAGTACTGAGAAAAAAACAGCTGGATAGTAAAAACCAGTTTGCTAAAAATACGATTGCCTTTATTGACAGTACTTTAATTGCCATGGAAGGACAGTTAAAGAACTCCGAAAAGGAACTGAAGGATTTCAGAAAAGATAAGAATGTTTTTCAGCTACAGGGTGGCGGTGAAAAACTGACGGAAAAACTGACGGACTTTGATATCGAGAAAGATGCTATAGCCAGAAAGATGAATTACTATAATTCCCTTAGTAATTATCTGGTGAGCAGTACCGATTATTCGAAATTGCCGGCTCCAACGGTTGCCGGTATTGAAGATCCCAACATAGTGATGAATGTGGCCAAGCTGATTCAGTTTTCGCGGGAGCGTTCGGAAATGGCATATTCTGTTAAAAGCCAGAAGATATTTGAAGAGTTCGATAATCAGATGGATGCTACCAAGAGAGTATTGCTGGAAAACATAAACTCGGCAAAGAATGCTATAAAGATTGACCTGGGAGTTATTAACAGAAGGATAGGAGAAGCAGAAAGCACCATCAAACAACTGCCGGAAGAACAGCAGGAATTGCTTAAAATTACCAGAAAGTACGATTTGAATGATAATATTTACAGTACTTTTCTTCAGAAAAGAAGTGAGGCAGATATTGTAAAAGCTTCCAATGTGTCCGACATCGAATTTATTGATGCGGCTAAGGATGTTGGCGGAGGCCTGCTTGGTCCTAAAACCAGTGTGAATTATATTCTGGCATTGCTGTTGGGAATATTGATTCCGCTTTTAATCGCATTTGCAATTACCCTGCTGGATACTTCTATTCACAATACGGAAGATATTGAAAAATTAACCTCCATTCCGATAATCGGAGTTGTCGGGAAGAAGAATACCGAAACCAATATGGCTGTTTTTGAAAGGCCAAAATCACCGCTGTCGGAATCTTTCCGTTCCATTCGTTCTTCGCTTCAGTTTTTATATAAAAAACAAAAGGTTGACGGTACCAAGACTTTAATGGTGACTTCTTCTGTTGGAGGCGAAGGAAAAACATTCTGCTCTATTAATATGGCGACTGTTTTTGCTTTAAGTGAAAAGAAAACGGTTATTGTCGGGCTTGATTTAAGAAAACCAAGAATATTTGGAGATTTCAATATTGAAAATAATATAGGAGTGGTAAACTACCTGATCGGGCAAAAAACAATCGGGGAAATCGTTCAGCACACACATGTTCCTTATCTGGATGTGATTACTTCCGGGCCGATTCCGCCTAACCCGGCGGAGCTCATTATCAGCCAGGCGATGAAGGAAATGATCGAGGAGTTAAAAACGATATACGATTACATTATTCTGGATACTTCTCCGGTTGGATTGGTATCGGATGCTCTGGAACTGGCACAGTATTGTGATGCTACTATTTATGTGGTCAGACAGAATATCACGAAGAAAGGTATGCTGGCCATTGTAAATGAAAAACACCGAAGAGGCGAATTGAATAATATCAGTATCGTGCTGAACGGTTATGAAAGCAAGGCAAAATATGGTTACGGCTACGGTTATGGCTACGGCTACGGAACGTATGCCAATGGTTATGTAGAAACAGAAAAAGAAAAAACACTCTGGGAAAAAATCAAAACACAAATTTTTAAGAAGAAGTAA